The following are from one region of the Sorghum bicolor cultivar BTx623 chromosome 2, Sorghum_bicolor_NCBIv3, whole genome shotgun sequence genome:
- the LOC8059770 gene encoding DNA-directed RNA polymerases II, IV and V subunit 6A: MADDDYNEMDMGYEDEPPEAEIEEGAEEELENNNEDTPDDVVGAEAEDKEQEKIARARKTTKYMTKYERARILGTRALQISMNAPVMVELEGETDPLEIAMKELRARKIPFTIRRYLPDGSYEDWSVDELIVEDSWKRQVGGE; the protein is encoded by the exons ATGGCGGACGACGACTACAACGAGATGGACATGGG GTATGAGGATGAGCCCCCAGAGGCAGAGATTGAG GAGGGGGCTGAGGAGGAGCTTGAGAATAACAACGAGGACACCCCGGATGATGTGGTAGGGGCAGAAGCTGAAGACAAGGAACAGGAAAAGATAGCACGTGCACGCAAAACAACAAAGTATATGACAAAGTATGAGCGTGCACGCATTCTTGGTACGCGTGCTTTGCAGATTAG CATGAACGCTCCAGTTATGGTTGAGCTTGAAGGGGAGACTGATCCGCTTGAG ATTGCCATGAAAGAATTGAGAGCACGCAAGATCCCATTCACAATCAGGCGATATTTACCAGATGGAAG CTACGAGGACTGGAGTGTTGACGAGCTTATCGTGGAGGACTCCTGGAAACGTCAAGTTGGTGGTGAATAG
- the LOC8059769 gene encoding putative non-specific lipid-transfer protein 14 gives MAAARWSLVVGAAVAVAAVAVAVALSSPCFAATAAARPLPYAGRSSPTSLDCATVTSLLAGCKAFVRRGVVAASPSVPAPGAACCEGVAELYAVASDSADNWRSVCGCMAGLVRRYPSNASAIALLPVLCAVLPPAAGTLTYCTSPS, from the exons ATGGCAGCCGCGAGATGGTCTCTTGTAGTCGGCGCCGCCGTGGccgtggcggcggtggcggtggccgtCGCTCTGTCTTCGCCATGCTTCGCCGCGACGGCCGCGGCCAGGCCACTCCCGTACGCGGGCCGCTCGTCGCCGACGTCGCTGGACTGCGCCACGGTGACGTCGCTGCTGGCGGGCTGCAAGGCCTTCGTCAGGCGCGGGGTGGTGGCGGCGTCGCCGTCCGTGCCGGCGCCCGGCGCGGCGTGCTGCGAGGGCGTGGCGGAGCTGTACGCCGTGGCCTCGGACTCCGCCGACAACTGGCGGTCGGTGTGCGGGTGCATGGCGGGGCTCGTCCGGCGGTACCCCTCCAACGCCTCCGCCATCGCGCTGCTGCCGGTCCTCTGCGCCGTCCTGCCGCCCGCCGCCGGCACCCTCACGTACTGCACAAG CCCTTCTTGA